In Takifugu rubripes chromosome 18, fTakRub1.2, whole genome shotgun sequence, the DNA window GGAGTCTGGTCGCCATACTTTGGAAAGACAAGAGTTTACGATGAGCTTGAAGTAAAATCCGTGTGTGTACAAACTTTCTGTTCACTCGAGCTTTACACTGTTCTAGAAAAGTGAAGCAGGAAATTTAAAAGTTCATTGGGATCGAGTGTTCCACTCCAGATCATCGTTCCATATTTTGTAAGGCAAATGTAAAAGTAATCCTATAAAAATTGGCAGAGCTAAATAGAAAAGTGGGTTCTGTAGTTCTTGGACGCTGATGACCTGATGTTAAATACAGATGTGTGGCCAGATGTTGACCGTTGTGACAGAGCGGTGCCCGGTGAGACcttttaaaagcaaagaaaatacaGAGACAGAACAGGACGTTTTGTGTGACTCCCACCGAGTCAGGATCAGAAGTTCAGTTTTGTTCCTCGAGCCCTGAGCTTCCTGGTTGTCATGGCTTTGAAATATGTACAAATCCCAGTGAACCGGAACACTTCCCCCAGCCGTCAGGACACGGCCCATTTGTCTTCATAACGGCTGCGTCGGGTCTCCTGAGAACACGGTTTTAAAAGTGCTGCACGTCCATGAGTGTGTGCGTCACTGACATAATTACTTAAAATGATGGAATTCCAGATCATTGGGCGTCTGGGCTGAAGCGATGCGACTTCTTACCTGCGCCGTCGTCTGCGTCTTCGGCCACAGGCTCTGAGTTGATGACGTATTTGTTGCCAAACAGCTGCACCATCTGGTCAAAGAACTTGAATTCCTGTCTCTCCCCTCTGGAAACGACAGGGAAAAGCCGCCGCTGGTTTGATACGAGCTTTAAAAACTGGCGCGCGTGCAAGACAACGCCGCTTGAACACAGATAAGACCGCCTGAACGTCACCCCTGACAGAGGACGGAGGAACCTACCTTCTCCCTTCCGGAAATTAGCCTTCAGCCTCTTTATCCGGTTCTGACACTGCTCAGGAGTGCGCAGGAAACCCTGGCTGGCCATGAGCTCGGACACCTGCGAGTagatctgtttgttcatcgccgaGCCCTTCAACATCTGCTGGATGTCTCCGCTCCTCCAGATGTTCAGAAGGGCCTCCGTCTCGCTGTCCGTCCAGATCTGCTTGGAATTTTCCGGCATCCACTGAGCACTTGCTGTCGCTACAGCCATGAAATGGGGTTGAAGCCACAGCTTATTTGGTTTGACCCTCAAATATCACCtctatttcaatttaaaatctCACCTCTGCCGAGTTCAGCCTCGGCCCCGTATTCCTCTGCCTCTTCTGGCACCAACAAGTCCGAGTCCGAGTCGtccactttcagctgcttcCTGAAAATTCCATCCATCTCgctgaaaaatgtaaaatcctGCCTACATCCAACGAAAAGATTAAAACAATGAACCTCCACCAGCGACACGCAAGGAGCGTCGCGtgaaaaagcccccccccaaaaaaaaattgggaattaaaataaacagcactCACTTTTCATGGAGGAAGCCGTATTTGAGCCGCTTGATGCGGGAGTAGCACTGGTCCGTGGTCCGCGAGTACCCTCGGTTGCTCATCTTCTCGGAAATGTACTCAAACACGTGGCGGTTCTTCTGGGAACCTTTCAGCGTGAGCTGGACGGGGTCCTCGCCCCAGATCTCCAGCAGGGTACGCGTCTCCTGCTCCGACCAGGGCGTCTTTCTACTCAGGTCAGCCTGGAGGAAGTGGCCGCCCTGCTCGTCTGGGTAGAGAAACGACACGTTCACCCGATGGATTCTTTACCTCCGAGTCCAATTGACCGTCCTTCAACCTACACACGTCGGGACCCTTTTCCACAAGCGGCTGCGACGTGGCGTCGGCGGGGGAACCGTCCTCGTCCACGTACTCGGAGGTGTCGCCGAGAACCGGGGCGAGGAGGTTAAAGTACCTGAAGGAAACGGGGCGTCCGGTTCTGGAGGACGGAAGAGCAACTTAGCGATGCCCCACAGGTGGAACGAAGCTCTTTGGTTCTACCTCCGGCTGTTGCAGTAGCGCCTGTACTTACCTTTAGCCTAATAACTAAAATTAGCTCAGTCCGGGCTATTTTCACTGACGCACCCAGCACAGATATAAATATTGCTTTTCTGTTTGGGAAATGTGACCTCCCTTGTGTTGGGGTCTTGCAGGCAGGAATGAGACCACCCCACCGCTGAGCTCAACATGAGAGAGTGGTGGCTTCATGTCGGCCTGATCTGCATCCCGCTGGTGGCGGTCTACCTCCACATCCCGCCCCCGCAGCTCTCACCTGCCCTGCAGAAGTGGCAGAGCGCCGGGGACGTCTTCCACTTCAGGGGCAACAAGATCTTCTACAGAGGTAAGAGGGCAGTTGCAGTTTCAAGGGGTCAGTTTACGTTCCACCACCTTTGTACTTTGCACTTCTATTATCTCACGCGCGTCCTCTTATCTTTGATCAAGACTCTTATGGAGCTCTGGGAAGCTCGGATGTCCTTATTCTTCTACATGGCTTCCCCACCTCCAGCTACGACTGGCACAAGGTATCTTCAGCACGCTCGGATTGTTTTAAGCTGCTTTTGTTGAGGGGGTGGAAAAAGGATGAATGTGCCTCTTCCGTACAGATCTGGGAACCGCTCGCGCTGCGCTTCCATCGGGTCATCGCGCTGGATTTCCTAGGCTTTGGCTTCAGTGACAAACCTGTGAGTCCTATTTTAAGGGCAGCCATAAAGCCTGTGTTTGATAAGGTTGGTCTGTGTTTCTtatgtttctcttcctctctacaTTTTGCCACCCCAGCGACCGCACAAGTACTCCATTTTTGAACAGGCCAGTGTGGTGGAGGCCCTGGTGGCTCACCTGGGGCTCAGCAACCAGCGAGTCAACCTGATTTCCCACGACTACGGAGACACCGTCGCTCTTGAGCTGCTGTATAGGTATGGTTGTGGATGCTGAAAACCACTTTGGTAAATGAGGCATTTGCTAAcgtctttcctctcctctctggcgGCGTCTCTGCTGTGCATTATAAACTAGGAGTGACCAAAATCGCACCGGTCACCTGACTCTCAACAGCCTGTGTCTTTCTAATGGCGGTATGCTGCACGATTCTGAAGAGTAACAATGCCCCGTCACTGTCGTGGATGGAATTCTGAGCCTTTTCTGTTTTCCCAACAGGATTATTCCCAGAAACGCATCATCCACGGCTGCTGCAGACGGTAACGTTCCCACCTTTATGTTTTATCTTCCTGCTCCGGAGGGACTGCGTAAAAGACCTTGTTTGGTGTCCTCTTTCTCCTAAAGCTTCTAAAGGATTCCAGTTTTCTGGCTCCGCTTCTCACGCGTCTCACCAACTTCATGATCTTCCAAAAGGGGTGAGAGAACTGCAGTTCTTGGATGTCAGGACCAGGATGTCGACGCGCCGCCATGTTGACATTGTTTTCCCCTGGCGTGCAGGATTGGAGAAGTTTTCGGGCCGTACACGCAGCCCACCAACGCTGACTTCTGGGACATGTGGTCCAGCATACGCTACAATGACGGAAACCTGGTTatggacaggtgtgtgtgtgtgtgtctttgaattCATGGTTCCGTTCAACCTCCTgatgttttctcctcctctcttcagtATTCTGCAGTACATCAACCAGAGGCTCAAACACAGAGAGCGCTGGGTGGGCGCGCTCACGTCCACATTTGTACCATGTGAGTTCACCGCTGCGTCATCAGAGCTCTGAGAAGCTCTGTTCCGGGCGAAGACAACACTTCCTGAAGGTGTATTAACTCAAATGCTTTGAATAGTGTGCCTCCCGTGCTAAGCTGCTTAACCCACGAGGAGGAGCCTCGTGGTCCATCTGTGATCTGGAGTTCAGGGGAGGAGAGTGGGGGTTGGGTCTTAAGTGTGCACTAGAATCGAAAACCAGttttcatatttcatttttgggaagtgggcAGAGGAGCAAAGGCTTGGTGCAGTTCACTGTTTGGCCACAAGATGGAGGAAAAGACATTTGAACTATGTTCTCAATGCAAATGCAAATTAGttttatatatgtatgtaaCCATGACTGAATATATATCTTGTCCAGCAGAACAAGACTTAAGTAGCTTTTGAACAAAAGGTAGTTAGGGTAACCTAACCTAGCTGGGAACATCTACCAGGTTGTGGCATGAAGTGAGCACTCAGCATCAGCCAGATTCCagcctggggggtggggggcagtgcACGTGCTGCCAGCTGGTTATTGTGTGTCCTGATGCACCTCTCAGGGCAGTCTCTGTGGTTTTGTCCATGCTGGGGCTTGAACTGGGAGTCCTCTGTATCTTAGCCTGGCAACTTAGTGACTGAGCTAATCCCACCACCCACCTTACATTTTCTTTATCTTAAAAGACCTGACAGGCAGCATATGgtgacagatttaaaaaaaataaataaataaaatcgcTTCACTTAGCTACAACAATCCTTCTTGTCCTTTAGTGCACATGATCTATGGCCCGTTGGACCCAGTCAACCCCCATCCCCAATTCATTCGACTTTACCAGTAGGTGCTCCCCCACTACCACCGACACACATTACAGATTTGCTCTTCAGCAGATTATGACTGAAATGTCGCCTCCTGCAGGCAGCTGGTCCAGAGGTCTACACTGACCATCCTGGACGAACATATCAGCCACTACCCTCAGCTGGAGGATCCAACCGGCTTCCTCAACGCGTATTTCAACTTTATCCACTCATTCTGAGGGGGAACCAAAGGAGAAGGAAGTGCTGCTCTGATGGAGTGATGTGTGCATCTTTAGTTTTGATTCTTCAAGTGCAAAGTGTCACATTCAGCTGCACCAACAGGTTTTCTATGATTTTCTACATTTCAATGAAATTGCTAACTTTTCTTTGAATAAAAGTAGTTTTATACACAAGCGCGAGTGTTGTACTTTGACAGCGTTTATTAACACGAACAGCTGTGTTTCAGAGAGAACATGAGGACCTTTAGACAGTGGAAAGAAAAGTGATAAAAGATTTTATAGGTTGACTTTCACGCATAATTGTTGCTCTAATTTTCCTTTCTGAGCTGCGAGACGACGAAAATAGACCCAAAAAAAAGTGACATAGCCGCACGATTTAGCCGACGGACGCCAGAATGACGTCGACGACCGTCTCCTCGCTGCTGCGAACCGTCACCTGCATGGTGACGCCGTCGGCCAGCGCCAGGCGAGCGCGGACCAGCACGTCGTGACCCCCCCGGAACACACCTGAGACGAGAGAGACATCAGAATGCGCAACGATGGCGGGCGCAACCACAAGAGCCGAAGTCAGACACCCACCAGCGAGGAAGAGGACGTGCGAGTTTTTGTTTTCGGGAACTTTGTCGGAGCGCTCGCAGGGCTGCATCCCCAGGAAGCTGATGATGTTCCCCACCGCCTCtgtacaacac includes these proteins:
- the LOC115246697 gene encoding zinc finger and SCAN domain-containing protein 20, which translates into the protein MLSSAVGWSHSCLQDPNTREAKGKYRRYCNSRRTGRPVSFRYFNLLAPVLGDTSEYVDEDGSPADATSQPLVEKGPDVYEQGGHFLQADLSRKTPWSEQETRTLLEIWGEDPVQLTLKGSQKNRHVFEYISEKMSNRGYSRTTDQCYSRIKRLKYGFLHEKQDFTFFSEMDGIFRKQLKVDDSDSDLLVPEEAEEYGAEAELGRATASAQWMPENSKQIWTDSETEALLNIWRSGDIQQMLKGSAMNKQIYSQVSELMASQGFLRTPEQCQNRIKRLKANFRKGEEGRDRNSSSLTRWCSCLATNTSSTQSLWPKTQTTAQTRRSRYEDKWAVS
- the mest gene encoding mesoderm-specific transcript homolog protein, producing the protein MREWWLHVGLICIPLVAVYLHIPPPQLSPALQKWQSAGDVFHFRGNKIFYRDSYGALGSSDVLILLHGFPTSSYDWHKIWEPLALRFHRVIALDFLGFGFSDKPRPHKYSIFEQASVVEALVAHLGLSNQRVNLISHDYGDTVALELLYRSDQNRTGHLTLNSLCLSNGGLFPETHHPRLLQTLLKDSSFLAPLLTRLTNFMIFQKGIGEVFGPYTQPTNADFWDMWSSIRYNDGNLVMDSILQYINQRLKHRERWVGALTSTFVPLHMIYGPLDPVNPHPQFIRLYQQLVQRSTLTILDEHISHYPQLEDPTGFLNAYFNFIHSF